A genomic window from Salvia hispanica cultivar TCC Black 2014 chromosome 5, UniMelb_Shisp_WGS_1.0, whole genome shotgun sequence includes:
- the LOC125186514 gene encoding metal tolerance protein 10-like, which produces MESASGAAVVNESRRELLSADTIQPSWRLNLDAFRLPERESDNRHSTFNIRRLFRNKRKQRKVAEYYKKQERLLEGFNEMETIHVSGALADALTEDQLKQLAKSERLAVHISNFANLILFIAKVYASFESRSLAVIASTMDSFLDLLSGLILWFTSYAMKNPNQYHYPIGKKRMQPVGIIVFASVMATLGLQIILESVRQLISKTGPEMNHNQEMWMIGIMVSVTVVKFALMVYCRRFKNEIVRTYAQDHFFDVITNSVGLATAVLAVRFYWWIDPTGAMMIAIYTISTWSRTVFENVGSLIGRTAPPDFLTKLTYLIWNHHEEIQHIDTVRAYTFGTHYFVEVDIVLPQTMMLGEAHNIGETLQEKLEQLSEVERAFVHIDFEFTHRPEHKSKV; this is translated from the exons ATGGAGAGTGCCAGCGGCGCCGCCGTTGTGAACGAAAGCCGCAGAGAGTTGTTGAGCGCCGATACGATCCAGCCGTCGTGGAGGCTCAACTTGGACGCGTTCCGCTTGCCGGAGCGCGAGTCCGACAATCGTCACTCCACTTTCAACATCCGGCGTCTCTTCAGGAACAAAA GAAAACAACGAAAAGTTGCAGAGTATTACAAAAAGCAGGAAAGACTTCTGGAAGGATTCAATGAAATGGAGACAATCCATGTATCTGGTGCTTTAGCAGATGCTCTTACTGAG GATCAACTGAAACAGCTTGCAAAGAGTGAGAGGCTAGCTGTTCACATATCTAACTTTGCCAATCTGATCCTTTTCATTGCAAAAGTGTATGCTTCATTTGAGAGCAGATCTTTAGCTGTCATTGCATCAACCATGGATTCTTTCCTGGACCTCTTATCTGGGCTGATCTTGTGGTTTACATCCTATGCTATGAAAAATCCGAACCAGTATCATTATCCAATTGGAAAGAAAAGGATGCAACCAGTG GGCATCATTGTTTTTGCTTCTGTTATGGCAACACTGGGATTGCAAATTATACTGGAGTCTGTTCGGCAACTGATATCAAAG ACTGGCCCTGAGATGAACCATAACCAAGAGATGTGGATGATAGGCATCATGGTATCTGTAACTGTAGTGAAGTTTGCACTTATGGTTTATTGCCGCCGATTTAAGAATGAGATTGTGAGAACCTATGCTCAAGATCATTTCTTTGATGTCATCACCAACTCTGTCGGATTAGCCACTGCTGTTTTGGCGGTCCGTTTCTACTGGTGGATAGATCCTACAGGAGCCATGATG ATTGCAATTTACACAATCAGCACTTGGAGTAGGACTGTCTTTGAAAACGTGGGGTCGCTAATTGGAAGAACAGCACCTCCAGATTTCCTAACGAAATTGACATATCTGATATGGAATCATCATGAGGAAATTCAGCACATTGACACAGTAAGGGCATACACATTTGGTACACATTACTTTGTGGAGGTTGACATTGTGCTTCCGCAAACTATGATGCTGGGCGAAGCACATAATATTGGCGAAACGCTACAAGAAAAGCTCGAGCAACTGTCTGAGGTGGAGAGAGCATTTGTTCACATTGACTTTGAGTTCACTCATAGACCGGAGCACAAGAGCAAAGTCTGA
- the LOC125189956 gene encoding putative late blight resistance protein homolog R1A-10, which produces MQEFLDAYISPVAGSHEADPLERRIADAVYAAEDVIESQIVLQIDKRSPIVEGHDFYQDLQTVIEEMNLIKNEVEKIAVEAHLQQKPVAALTSSSSVKENVMVGFEEVFREALDKLTGYQRSCEIIPITGMGGIGKTTLARSLFENALVKEHFKIRAWTTISQTFNVRETLREVLFQASGDSSSDMSEEELGKKLYKFLFGRRYLVIMDDMWSVEVWEKIKFFFPNNENGSRIIVTTRLSNLSSSLNESYRVNMQFLDKGSSWRLFCKIVFEKESCPPELENIGKNIVVQCKGLPLSIVTIGGLLAKSKRAIEYWKHVEQNLNSIVINKNDEFCLKILRMSYIYLPNYLKPCFLYMGFFEEDRRIRVSMLKMLWVCEGFLKPRNGKSLEIIAQEYFKELVDRNLILIDRLGFTGNIKYCKIHDLLRDLCLKEVEKERFYHVIRDDPLHITCERRVVLKTEVLLINKVLGSLSHARSIICDYDENSQSEVRLPHNLRLLRTFKAYDDSDYRSLMYSFFLNGSYFLDNVFELVNSRYLAVSVHVESKFPTSVDLLWNLHTLIICCRDIVVPIGIWKLHQLQHLEFASRNLNLPDPPSGDNDIVVMENLHTLKGVKNWVLNEEVVKRIPNVKKLHLKYNEVKQIEGENCVSYLHCFSKLESFFCDGFGSHEYLQGIRLPHSLKKLSIDASFPLELEDIMPKIGSLPLLKKFVLRHGFFKTGKWETIEGQFTSLKFLRLEHCKGLEDWIVSHSSHFPLLQNLVLHGFRQLKEIPAEIGEIATLKSISLDSCSESAVMSTKLIVEEQEELYGETDLHVRVSTTDESLRCFASVNFEVHVYQFIKYPPPIYTGEDDGNCL; this is translated from the exons ATGCAG GAGTTTCTTGATGCTTATATATCCCCTGTTGCCGGTAGCCATGAAGCTGATCCATTGGAGCGTCGTATTGCTGATGCAGTTTATGCAGCCGAGGATGTTATCGAATCACAAATTGTGCTTCAAATCGACAAACGATCCCCAATCGTTGAGGGTCATGACTTCTATCAAGATCTGCAGACAGTGATAGAAGAAATGAATTTGATCAAGAATGAGGTGGAGAAGATTGCAGTGGAAGCTCACCTGCAGCAAAAGCCCGTTGCTGCGTTAACGTCTTCATCCTCTGTGAAGGAAAACGTGATGGTGGGCTTTGAGGAAGTGTTTCGTGAAGCTTTGGATAAGCTCACTGGATATCAACGCAGCTGCGAAATCATCCCTATCACGGGGATGGGTGGAATTGGTAAGACCACTCTTGCCCGAAGTTTATTTGAGAATGCTCTTGTTAAGGAgcattttaaaattcgtgcttggactacaatttctcaaacttttAATGTTAGAGAAACACTTAGAGAAGTTCTTTTCCAAGCAAGTGGTGATTCAAGTAGTGATATGAGTGAGGAAgaattgggaaaaaaattatacaagtTTTTATTTGGTAGGAGGTATCTCGTAATAATGGATGATATGTGGAGTGTAGAGGTGTGGGAGAAGAtaaaatttttctttcctaATAACGAAAATGGTAGTCGGATAATCGTAACCACTAGATTGTCAAACTTGAGTTCTTCGTTGAATGAGTCTTATAGGGTTAATATGCAATTTCTTGATAAGGGAAGTAGTTGGAGATTGTTTTGTAAGATTGTGTTTGAGAAAGAAAGTTGTCCTCCTGAGTTGGAGAATATTGGAAAGAATATTGTAGTACAATGTAAGGGGCTTCCTTTATCAATTGTTACAATAGGAGGTCTTTTGGCAAAATCTAAGCGCGCGATAGAATATTGGAAGCATGTAgagcaaaatttaaattcaattgttATCAACAAGAATGATGAATTTTGCTTGAAAATCTTAAGGATGAGCTATATCTATCTGCCAAACTATTTGAAGCCGTGTTTTTTGTATATGGGTTTTTTTGAAGAAGATCGTAGGATACGTGTGTCAATGCTCAAGATGTTATGGGTTTGTGAAGGGTTTCTAAAACCAAGGAATGGGAAAAGTTTGGAAATAATTGCACAAGAGTATTTTAAGGAGTTGGTTGATAgaaatctcattttaattgatagGTTGGGGTTTACTGGAAATATTAAGTAttgtaaaattcatgatttgttGAGAGATTTGTGTTTGAAAGAAGTTGAAAAGGAAAGATTTTATCATGTCATAAGAGACGATCCTCTACACATAACTTGTGAACGCCGGGTTGTTCTGAAAACAGAAGTGttgttaataaataaagtcTTGGGATCTTTATCACATGCTCGTTCTATAATATGTGATTATGATGAAAACAGCCAGAGTGAAGTTCGACTGCCTCACAATCTTAGATTGTTGAGAACTTTCAAAGCATATGATGATAGTGATTATCGTTCTTTGATGTACTCATTCTTTTTGAATGGTTCTTATTTCCTAGATaatgtgtttgaattggtgaATTCACGATACCTTGCTGTAAGCGTTCATGTCGAGTCAAAATTCCCTACTTCAGTTGATTTGCTTTGGAATTTGCACACATTGATCATTTGTTGTAGAGATATTGTTGTACCAATTGGAATTTGGAAACTGCATCAACTTCAGCATCTCGAGTTTGCCTCAAGGAACTTGAATCTCCCGGATCCTCCTAGTGGTGACAATGACATTGTTGTTATGGAGAATCTGCATACCCTCAAAGGAGTGAAGAATTGGGTTTTGAATGAGGAGGTGGTCAAAAGAATTCCCAATGTGAAGAAATTGCATCTAAAATACAATGAGGTGAAGCAAATAGAGGGAGAAAATTGTGTCAGCTATCTTCACTGTTTTAGCAAATTGGAAAGTTTCTTCTGCGATGGATTTGGAAGTCATGAGTATTTGCAAGGGATAAGGCTCCCTCACTCTCTCAAGAAATTGTCTATTGATGCCTCTTTTCCTCTGGAGTTGGAAGACATAATGCCAAAAATCGGTTCATTGCCCCTTCTTAAGAAATTTGTATTACGCCATGGTTTCTTCAAAACAGGTAAGTGGGAAACAATTGAAGGTCAATTCACAAGTCTCAAGTTTCTACGGTTGGAGCATTGTAAAGGTCTAGAAGATTGGATTGTGTCACACAGCTCTCACTTTCCACTCCTCCAAAACCTTGTTCTTCATGGTTTTCGTCAATTGAAGGAGATCCCAGCAGAAATTGGAGAGATAGCAACTCTGAAGTCTATTTCATTGGACAGTTGCAGTGAATCAGCAGTGATGTCAACTAAACTCATAGTAGAGGAACAAGAGGAATTATATGGAGAGACAGACCTTCATGTTCGTGTTTCGACTACTGATGAATCACTGAGGTGCTTTGCAAGTGTCAACTTTGAAGTTCATGTGTATCAGTTCATAAAATATCCTCCTCCCATTTACACAGGAGAAGATGATGGAAATTGCTTATGA
- the LOC125187778 gene encoding defensin Ec-AMP-D1-like, protein MGKIGSGRGCVWAILMLVLLLLASEMGVASASASVGEQKRTCESKSHRFKGTCLSNKNCGSVCNTEGFHGGKCRGIRRRCFCTRPC, encoded by the exons ATGGGGAAAATTGGGAGCGGAAGAGGTTGCGTATGGGCTATTCTTATGCTGGTGCTGTTGTTGTTGGCAAGTG AAATGGGGGTGGCATCGGCATCGGCATCAGTGGGGGAGCAGAAGAGGACTTGTGAATCGAAGAGCCATCGGTTCAAGGGCACATGCCTAAGCAACAAAAACTGCGGGTCCGTGTGCAACACAGAGGGCTTCCACGGTGGCAAGTGCCGCGGCATCCGCAGGCGCTGTTTCTGCACCAGACCCTGTTGA